A window from Citrus sinensis cultivar Valencia sweet orange chromosome 5, DVS_A1.0, whole genome shotgun sequence encodes these proteins:
- the LOC127902209 gene encoding uncharacterized protein LOC127902209, producing the protein MEKLRNIFVAEIVRLHGAPVSIVSDRDSRFTSKFWTSLQKALGTKLNFSTAFYLQADGHYQASIEMAPYEALYGGKCRTPVCWDEVGERKLFGLELVRNTNEKIQLIRDRLRQPKTDKRAMQISISPWKGILRFGKCGKLSPCYIGPYEIVERIGPLVYRLALPPELSRIHNVFHVSMLQKYMYDPSHVLSRQPIELKEDLTFEEEPLEILEQKHQVLRSKTISLVKVLWRNHKREEATWECEDLM; encoded by the exons ATGGAAAAGTTAAGGAATATTTTTGTGGCCGAGATAGTTCGACTTCATGGAGCACCTGTGTCTATTGTTTCAGATAGAGATTCTCGATTCACTTCTAAGTTCTGGACAAGCTTGCAAAAGGCTTTAGGCACTAAGTTGAATTTTAGTACAGCTTTTTATCTACAGGCTGATGGTCA TTATCAAGCTAGCATTGAGATGGCACCTTATGAGGCTTTGTATGGCGGGAAATGTAGAACTCCTGTATGTTGGGATGAGGTTGGCGAGCGGAAGCTTTTTGGTCTCGAATTGGTTCGGAATACTAATGAGAAGATACAACTTATTCGGGATAGATTAAGGCAGCCCAAAACAGACAAAAGAGCTATGCAGATAAGC ATATCTCCTTGGAAAGGGATACTTCGATTTGGGAAGTGCGGAAAGCTAAGTCCATGTTACATTGGACCATATGAGATTGTGGAGCGTATTGGTCCATTGGTGTACCGATTAGCTCTACCACCTGAGTTATCCAGAATCCACAATGTGTTTCATGTCTCGATGCTCCAGAAGTACATGTATGATCCTAGTCATGTGTTATCGAGACAACCAATTGAGCTGAAAGAAGACTTGACTTTTGAAGAGGAGCCCTTGGAAATACTAGAACAGAAGCACCAAGTTTTGCGTTCAAAAACCATTTCGTTAGTAAAAGTGCTGTGGAGGAATCACAAAAGGGAAGAGGCTACTTGGGAATGCGAAGACTTAATGTGA